One stretch of Rhodopirellula islandica DNA includes these proteins:
- a CDS encoding metallophosphoesterase, producing MATVFHGFVSRVQSSANRLDSFFSDPFSRIVLLAVVLFCHLGLRLTFYNRLNSLGWKRATIKRTEKIAFAETWVTPLILGAIFWQPISKWVLGQSDSEVLPIVLLAYAAFCLVMGAMFGFLWLLWRPIWRFQHVPTKRDVEVHDVSIQTGLTLARTRKCRWAAKVPVNQIFEMAVEQIELPVVGLPEQLDGYKIAHLSDIHLTGQVAPDFTAHAVSIATQWSPDLMALTGDIVDKQPCVAWLHDLFSPARAKDGCYFVLGNHDTRISDPSVVRDRMTEAGWIDVGGKIETVSLRSLDCQLLGNEWPWFTRPNDPLISDESIGFRLCLSHSPDQFDWCRRNGVDLMLAGHTHGGQGRLPLAGPILSPSWHGSRWASGDFYRSPTTMHVSRGLSGVHLLRIRCRPELSLITLRCPSS from the coding sequence ATGGCAACCGTGTTTCACGGGTTCGTTTCTCGAGTTCAATCATCGGCCAATCGCTTGGACAGTTTTTTCTCGGACCCGTTTTCACGCATCGTGCTGCTGGCCGTTGTCTTGTTCTGTCACTTGGGGCTGCGGCTGACGTTTTACAACCGGCTGAATTCTCTGGGGTGGAAGAGAGCGACGATCAAGCGAACCGAAAAGATTGCGTTTGCAGAAACGTGGGTCACGCCGTTGATCCTGGGTGCAATCTTTTGGCAGCCCATTTCCAAGTGGGTGCTCGGTCAGTCGGACTCGGAAGTCTTGCCGATTGTTTTGCTGGCCTATGCGGCCTTCTGTTTGGTGATGGGCGCTATGTTTGGATTTCTGTGGTTGTTGTGGCGACCGATTTGGAGATTCCAGCATGTGCCTACGAAACGCGATGTCGAGGTGCATGACGTTTCAATACAAACTGGACTGACGTTGGCCCGGACGCGCAAGTGCCGATGGGCGGCGAAGGTTCCGGTGAACCAGATCTTTGAAATGGCGGTGGAGCAGATCGAGTTGCCCGTGGTTGGTTTGCCGGAGCAACTGGACGGTTACAAGATCGCTCATCTGTCCGACATTCATTTGACTGGGCAAGTCGCACCTGACTTCACGGCTCACGCGGTTTCGATCGCCACGCAGTGGTCGCCGGACTTGATGGCACTGACCGGCGACATTGTCGACAAGCAACCTTGTGTGGCTTGGTTGCATGATTTGTTTTCGCCCGCGCGAGCGAAGGACGGTTGCTACTTTGTGCTCGGGAACCACGACACTCGCATTTCCGATCCGAGCGTGGTGCGGGACCGAATGACGGAAGCCGGCTGGATCGACGTTGGTGGGAAAATCGAAACGGTGTCGCTGCGTTCGCTCGATTGTCAGTTGCTGGGGAATGAGTGGCCCTGGTTCACTCGGCCGAACGACCCGTTGATCTCTGATGAAAGCATTGGCTTTCGATTGTGCCTGTCTCACAGCCCCGATCAATTCGATTGGTGTCGTCGGAACGGAGTGGATCTGATGTTGGCCGGTCACACGCATGGCGGCCAAGGTCGATTGCCGTTAGCCGGTCCGATCTTGAGTCCCAGTTGGCACGGCAGTCGTTGGGCATCGGGCGATTTTTATCGATCGCCAACAACAATGCATGTTTCGCGAGGACTCAGCGGAGTTCACCTGTTGCGAATTCGTTGTCGGCCTGAGTTGTCGCTGATCACCCTGCGCTGCCCAAGTTCGTGA
- a CDS encoding EVE domain-containing protein produces MKYWLMKTEPNTFNIDDLAEQPDQITCWEGVRNYQARNLLRDEIEEGDRVLFYHSACKTPAVVGLATVSRGGYPDHHAWDKKSHYFDPKSTPDSPTWFMVDIQLEKKLDRPVTLAELREEATQAGSPLVDMMLLRKGSRLSVQPVTKKQFDRVIKLSKK; encoded by the coding sequence ATGAAGTACTGGTTGATGAAGACGGAACCGAACACGTTCAACATCGATGATTTGGCTGAGCAACCCGACCAAATCACTTGCTGGGAAGGCGTCCGCAACTACCAAGCTCGCAATTTGCTCCGGGACGAGATCGAAGAAGGCGATCGAGTCCTGTTCTATCACTCCGCTTGCAAAACGCCTGCGGTCGTTGGACTGGCGACCGTTTCTCGCGGCGGCTATCCCGACCACCATGCCTGGGACAAAAAGAGCCATTACTTCGACCCCAAAAGCACCCCCGACTCACCGACCTGGTTCATGGTCGACATTCAACTTGAAAAGAAACTGGACCGCCCGGTCACCCTGGCTGAACTCCGAGAAGAAGCCACTCAGGCGGGCAGCCCCCTGGTGGACATGATGTTGTTGCGAAAAGGCAGCCGACTTTCTGTCCAACCGGTGACCAAGAAGCAGTTTGACCGCGTCATCAAATTGTCAAAGAAATGA
- a CDS encoding outer membrane protein assembly factor BamB family protein — MRAASLSQFLPLDFDSFARSKLLTLGLIFTTSSLASADDWSGWMGDQRDGVYRESGIVDSIPESGLKLKWRAKIAGGYAGPSVADGRVFVFDYARRQGEAFNDPGKRADLSGDERLIVLDAESGKELWRHEYERPYSISYPAGPRCTPTVDGDRVYILGSEGDLRCLSVTDGELIWSRNFASDFGAEVPIWGFSSHPLIEGDLLYTMVGGDGQGVVAFDKMTGEVRWKQLDCNAGYAAPSILNQGGQKKLLVFSPTGVHGLDLISGDPIWNVELSPMFDMSIAVPAVEGNRIYASGIRTESVMFELNENATAATELWRGERDHSVFSSNSPAVFMDGVVYGTDCNVGELIAFDADNGDRLWSTFQATKPDEKRFIKHGTAFLTRLGDSNRFLIFSENGDLMVATLSKDGFEEHGRFHAIEPTGEAFGRSVAWTHPAYANQTVFIRNDQEIVAYNLAKPE; from the coding sequence ATGCGTGCAGCTTCTCTTTCCCAGTTCTTGCCCTTGGATTTTGATTCCTTCGCTCGATCCAAGTTGCTCACACTCGGGTTGATTTTCACCACCTCGTCGCTGGCATCCGCCGACGACTGGTCCGGCTGGATGGGTGATCAACGCGATGGGGTCTATCGCGAATCCGGCATTGTGGACTCCATTCCGGAATCAGGGCTGAAACTCAAATGGCGAGCCAAAATTGCCGGTGGATACGCAGGCCCCTCGGTTGCGGATGGGCGTGTGTTCGTTTTCGATTACGCACGCCGTCAAGGCGAAGCTTTCAACGACCCTGGCAAGCGAGCGGACCTGTCCGGTGACGAACGACTGATCGTCTTGGACGCTGAATCCGGCAAAGAATTGTGGCGGCATGAATACGAACGTCCCTACAGCATTTCCTATCCCGCGGGACCTCGCTGCACCCCCACCGTGGATGGCGACCGAGTCTACATCCTCGGAAGCGAAGGCGATCTACGATGCTTGTCGGTCACCGATGGCGAATTGATCTGGAGCCGAAATTTTGCCAGCGACTTCGGTGCGGAAGTGCCCATTTGGGGATTCTCTTCGCATCCATTGATCGAAGGGGACCTGCTCTACACGATGGTCGGCGGTGACGGACAAGGCGTGGTCGCGTTCGATAAAATGACCGGCGAAGTTCGCTGGAAACAACTCGACTGCAACGCGGGCTACGCCGCACCCTCGATTTTGAATCAGGGCGGTCAGAAAAAACTGCTGGTGTTCTCCCCCACCGGTGTGCACGGCTTGGACCTGATCAGCGGCGACCCCATCTGGAATGTTGAACTCAGCCCGATGTTCGATATGTCGATTGCGGTCCCTGCGGTTGAGGGCAATCGGATCTACGCCAGCGGGATCCGTACCGAATCGGTGATGTTCGAACTGAACGAAAACGCGACTGCCGCCACGGAACTTTGGCGTGGCGAACGAGATCACTCGGTCTTTTCCAGCAACAGCCCCGCCGTGTTCATGGACGGGGTGGTCTACGGGACTGATTGCAATGTCGGCGAACTGATTGCGTTTGATGCGGACAACGGCGACCGATTGTGGTCAACCTTCCAAGCCACCAAACCAGACGAAAAACGATTCATCAAACACGGCACTGCATTTTTGACTCGCTTGGGTGACTCCAACCGTTTCCTCATCTTCTCCGAAAATGGCGACTTGATGGTCGCGACTCTGTCCAAAGATGGTTTCGAAGAACATGGGCGTTTCCATGCGATCGAACCCACCGGCGAAGCCTTTGGCCGCTCAGTGGCGTGGACTCACCCTGCCTACGCGAACCAAACCGTTTTCATTCGGAACGACCAGGAAATCGTCGCCTACAACTTGGCAAAACCGGAGTGA
- a CDS encoding SixA phosphatase family protein produces MRLILMRHAKSDWADASLSDHERPLNARGRRDAPRIAGWMEEQGCQPDFLLSSDSKRTRETAAFLNSRWGTPVPSFFSSDLYLATASMIFQMIRSTEEWLPETNREPGNAPETLLVLGHNPGISSAASELLDHACGFPTAGLAVFDCQISSWAEALSPKNCQVWKEIRPKQLP; encoded by the coding sequence ATGCGATTGATTTTGATGCGTCACGCGAAAAGTGACTGGGCCGACGCCAGTTTGTCGGATCACGAACGGCCCTTGAATGCTCGGGGACGACGCGATGCGCCGAGAATCGCCGGATGGATGGAGGAGCAGGGCTGCCAGCCCGATTTTTTGCTGTCCTCTGATTCCAAGCGGACTCGCGAGACGGCCGCGTTTTTGAATTCTCGCTGGGGGACGCCCGTTCCAAGCTTTTTTTCATCGGATCTTTATCTGGCGACGGCGTCCATGATTTTCCAGATGATTCGATCGACGGAAGAGTGGTTGCCGGAAACCAATCGCGAACCTGGAAACGCACCAGAAACCTTGCTTGTGTTGGGACACAATCCAGGGATCAGTTCTGCGGCGAGCGAATTGTTGGACCACGCTTGCGGATTTCCCACGGCAGGATTGGCCGTGTTTGATTGCCAGATTTCTTCGTGGGCAGAGGCACTGAGTCCGAAGAACTGCCAAGTGTGGAAAGAGATCCGGCCGAAACAACTTCCGTGA